Proteins encoded by one window of Porphyromonas vaginalis:
- a CDS encoding EpsG family protein yields MIPYIILLSLLLLFTALYYRDQRFEGLYQLFTFILLVAFAGLRVGLGQDYEVYENGYNWVKSESFEAFEPLWRGVILGMHAVGLSFRSFMILTSAITIALFFRGIQRLSISYPLGILFFVLWGTGYLETLNGVRQCLALMITFAAFHLYVERRYWRFFLWVVLSCLVHSSSVIWLLLLPLMSIRWDWRVLTALLVVTLAVGNPLFKVVGSALEPILPERYAFYISTQGLDTHQGWINILTQNGMAVLLLIGSLYLDKERDRVTCLAILLIAFSSMIYNCTLSSSVAMRFMYNPGIMICVALPNVLYRVKDQNYRIATIGVMLLFLILTMNSVMDPGSSLHTYRWIYDDYIYTPTLW; encoded by the coding sequence GTGATCCCCTACATCATCTTGCTGAGCCTACTGCTCCTCTTTACGGCGCTGTACTACAGAGACCAGCGCTTCGAGGGGCTGTACCAGCTCTTCACCTTTATCCTACTGGTCGCCTTTGCAGGTCTGCGTGTCGGACTGGGGCAGGACTACGAGGTGTATGAGAACGGGTACAACTGGGTCAAGTCCGAATCCTTTGAAGCTTTTGAGCCGTTGTGGCGAGGCGTGATACTGGGGATGCACGCCGTGGGACTGAGCTTTCGCTCCTTTATGATACTTACCTCGGCCATTACGATCGCTCTATTCTTTCGGGGCATACAGCGACTCTCTATCTCCTATCCGCTGGGGATTCTCTTTTTCGTCCTTTGGGGTACTGGGTATCTAGAGACGCTCAATGGTGTGCGACAGTGTCTCGCCCTGATGATCACCTTTGCAGCTTTTCATCTCTATGTGGAGCGACGCTACTGGCGCTTCTTCCTTTGGGTGGTCCTCTCCTGTCTGGTACACAGCTCCTCGGTGATATGGTTGCTCCTCCTACCGCTGATGTCGATACGGTGGGACTGGCGCGTCTTGACAGCCCTGCTGGTAGTGACGCTTGCTGTGGGGAACCCGCTCTTTAAGGTGGTCGGGAGTGCACTGGAGCCAATACTACCAGAGCGATACGCCTTCTACATATCCACTCAGGGGTTGGACACTCATCAAGGGTGGATCAACATATTGACTCAAAACGGGATGGCGGTCCTACTACTCATCGGGTCGCTCTATCTAGATAAGGAGCGTGATCGAGTGACCTGTCTAGCGATCCTGCTCATTGCTTTCAGCAGTATGATCTACAACTGTACCCTCTCCTCAAGCGTGGCTATGCGCTTTATGTACAACCCCGGCATTATGATCTGCGTGGCACTGCCTAACGTCCTATACCGCGTAAAAGATCAGAATTATCGTATCGCCACCATAGGCGTGATGCTACTCTTTCTGATCCTGACCATGAATAGTGTGATGGATCCAGGCAGCTCCCTCCACACCTACCGCTGGATCTATGACGACTACATCTATACCCCTACACTATGGTAA
- a CDS encoding glycosyltransferase family 4 protein, whose translation MVTNESTSPRAIAFVVNQIRPQGPLFVVRDIVAGLPEGYYKPYIIQLCSLEPQGEAMADELQAMGCEIIELGFTRGQLELFPRSAARLLDECLQHYGITLVHSHTYQPDIVTSYLTHRYILLSTQHNIAKLDFTYGKGRLIGGYMCRRLMRALSRHREVVCVSHVCRDYYRKSLPSKVSVYVAPNGIDNERFTPPVTPAEKAQLRHQLALPEQGYIITYCGGLIKRKDPELILRALRRLKRRRQLPSDLRLLILGKGPLERSCKQLAKPLGEQVQFVGFTDRVADYLGASDALITASHAEGLPLNVIEGVASGCVVIHSNLPIFGEILESVPQMTALRFDLGSVSQCADCILKAPSVTFDRQEALEMGRLYGRQRMALQYHRIYQQLLRKYLG comes from the coding sequence ATGGTAACCAATGAGTCTACATCGCCTAGAGCGATCGCCTTTGTGGTGAATCAGATCCGTCCGCAAGGTCCACTCTTTGTGGTGCGAGACATTGTTGCAGGACTACCTGAGGGCTACTACAAGCCTTATATCATACAGCTCTGCTCTCTAGAGCCCCAGGGCGAGGCGATGGCTGACGAACTGCAAGCGATGGGATGCGAGATCATCGAGCTGGGCTTCACACGTGGGCAGCTAGAGCTGTTTCCCCGCTCTGCAGCAAGGCTACTCGATGAGTGCCTACAGCACTACGGCATCACACTGGTGCATAGTCACACCTACCAGCCAGACATCGTCACCAGCTATCTGACACACCGCTACATACTGCTATCTACACAGCACAACATCGCTAAGCTTGACTTCACCTACGGCAAGGGGCGTCTGATCGGAGGCTATATGTGTCGTCGCTTGATGCGTGCCTTGTCTCGTCACCGTGAGGTGGTCTGCGTCTCGCACGTCTGTCGTGACTACTACCGCAAGTCACTTCCCTCCAAGGTCAGTGTCTATGTTGCTCCCAATGGGATAGACAACGAACGCTTCACGCCTCCCGTTACTCCCGCCGAAAAGGCGCAGCTACGTCATCAGCTAGCACTCCCCGAGCAAGGCTATATCATCACCTATTGCGGGGGACTCATCAAGCGCAAAGACCCAGAGCTGATACTGCGCGCTTTGCGTCGTCTGAAGAGACGTCGCCAGTTGCCGAGTGACTTACGTCTCCTAATCCTCGGCAAGGGCCCTCTAGAGAGAAGTTGCAAGCAGCTCGCGAAGCCTCTCGGTGAGCAGGTTCAGTTTGTCGGCTTTACCGATCGTGTGGCGGACTACCTAGGGGCCTCAGATGCCTTGATCACAGCTAGTCATGCTGAGGGCTTGCCACTCAATGTCATAGAGGGCGTTGCATCGGGATGCGTGGTCATTCACTCGAATTTGCCTATCTTTGGCGAGATTTTGGAGTCTGTACCACAGATGACTGCTCTACGATTTGACCTAGGAAGTGTATCTCAGTGTGCCGATTGTATACTAAAAGCACCCTCTGTTACGTTTGATAGACAAGAAGCTCTGGAGATGGGACGTCTGTATGGTCGCCAGCGCATGGCTCTACAGTACCATCGCATCTATCAGCAGCTCCTGCGAAAGTATCTTGGATAA
- a CDS encoding glycosyltransferase family 2 protein — protein sequence MEQIIEDFFRTPSQPRVVTDKRLYLIDNSPTDELRFLADLPVGDGRIYYEHQPSNLGFGKAHNIAIRLAHDQGARYHVIINPDVRFDETVLDTLTSYMEAHEDVGLVSPFVSYPDGRPQQLCKLLPRPSDVLLRRFSFSQWVRNKINRRYEMHWLDYSAPVEVPYLSGCFMFTRMEILERVGGFDERFFMYVEDIDLSRRIGQISKTVCQPEAKITHVHSRGSYHDAKLLCHHISSMIKYFNKWGWWCDAERKEVNARYIPKEAKL from the coding sequence GTGGAGCAGATCATTGAGGACTTCTTTCGAACGCCCTCACAGCCACGTGTTGTGACCGACAAGCGTCTCTACCTGATTGACAATTCGCCTACAGATGAGTTGCGCTTTCTAGCAGACCTGCCCGTTGGCGACGGTCGTATCTACTATGAGCATCAGCCGAGCAATCTAGGCTTTGGCAAGGCGCACAACATAGCCATACGCCTAGCCCACGATCAGGGAGCACGATACCATGTGATCATCAATCCGGATGTACGCTTTGACGAGACTGTGCTAGACACCCTGACCTCCTATATGGAGGCGCACGAGGATGTGGGACTCGTATCACCTTTTGTCTCCTACCCTGATGGTCGTCCGCAGCAACTTTGCAAGCTCTTACCCAGACCGTCGGATGTGCTCTTGCGTCGCTTCTCTTTCAGCCAGTGGGTACGCAACAAGATCAATAGGCGCTACGAGATGCATTGGCTAGACTATAGCGCACCCGTAGAGGTACCCTACCTGTCTGGTTGCTTCATGTTTACACGCATGGAGATATTGGAGCGTGTGGGGGGCTTCGATGAGCGGTTCTTTATGTATGTCGAGGATATCGATCTCTCGAGGCGCATCGGGCAGATCTCCAAGACGGTCTGTCAACCTGAAGCTAAGATCACGCATGTCCACAGCCGAGGCTCTTATCACGATGCTAAGCTCCTATGCCACCACATCTCCTCGATGATCAAGTACTTCAACAAGTGGGGCTGGTGGTGCGATGCTGAGCGCAAAGAGGTCAATGCACGCTATATTCCTAAGGAAGCGAAGCTATGA
- a CDS encoding glycosyltransferase family 2 protein, with amino-acid sequence MSVELPLSVIIPIYNGAKTIARCLDSLVAIPNATTALEIIVINDGSQDETLEVVTDYQAQHPEQTISVITQVNQGQSAARNRGLEVAQGAYVWFVDADDWVDSVAADYLLSLIAEESYDMLCFGVRNRSEEGEVPSEWMDISVHDFDQLQCTDGRALLTQRNLSGSVCPFLWRRTMLEEHQARFMEGLLHEDALFYWHYTAFAERVLLVPIVAYYYYQRAESTIHNPNTLHLRGISRLEGSFRLIECAKEIKDLHSAYLTLASDFYRAGLRMVARYGKVSELKAYTQRMEQSGDHKLLMRYAGRKGAPLIRIAHRAPWLFGLIAHILPPVA; translated from the coding sequence ATGAGTGTAGAACTACCCCTCTCTGTCATCATACCTATATATAATGGTGCGAAGACCATCGCCCGTTGCTTAGACTCCCTCGTCGCTATCCCTAACGCTACGACAGCCCTGGAGATCATCGTGATCAATGACGGGAGCCAGGATGAGACACTAGAGGTAGTAACCGACTACCAAGCGCAGCACCCAGAGCAGACCATCAGCGTCATCACCCAAGTCAATCAAGGACAGTCAGCCGCGCGCAATAGAGGTTTGGAGGTGGCTCAGGGAGCCTACGTATGGTTTGTCGATGCCGATGACTGGGTAGATAGTGTTGCAGCTGATTACCTTCTCTCGCTCATTGCCGAGGAGTCGTACGATATGCTCTGCTTTGGCGTACGCAATCGTAGTGAAGAGGGGGAGGTCCCCTCAGAGTGGATGGACATCTCGGTGCATGACTTCGACCAGCTCCAGTGTACCGACGGGAGAGCACTCTTGACGCAGCGCAACTTGTCGGGCAGTGTCTGTCCCTTTCTGTGGCGACGCACCATGCTGGAGGAGCATCAGGCACGCTTTATGGAGGGGTTGCTCCATGAGGATGCACTTTTCTACTGGCACTACACAGCCTTTGCCGAGCGAGTGCTACTCGTCCCTATCGTAGCTTATTACTACTACCAGAGAGCAGAGTCTACAATTCACAATCCCAACACACTTCATCTCCGAGGCATCTCTCGCCTAGAGGGCTCCTTTAGGTTGATCGAGTGCGCCAAGGAGATAAAAGATCTACACTCAGCCTACCTGACGCTAGCCTCAGACTTCTACCGAGCAGGCCTACGCATGGTCGCTCGCTATGGCAAGGTCTCCGAACTCAAAGCGTACACGCAGCGTATGGAGCAGTCAGGAGACCACAAGCTCCTCATGCGCTACGCGGGTCGTAAGGGTGCTCCGCTCATCCGTATAGCCCACCGTGCCCCCTGGCTCTTCGGCTTGATCGCTCACATACTTCCCCCTGTAGCATAG
- a CDS encoding sugar transferase — protein sequence MYRNYLKRLLDVICSLLGLIILSPLLLVVIVVMSFANKGAGVFFSQARPGRGERLFNMYKFKSMTDERDAAGNLLPDAKRLTAMGRFIRKTSIDELPQLWNVLRGDMSLVGPRPFLATYRQIPTERRKVEIISVSIEGNAIEITPAQRVRYEVRPGITGLSQINGRNNLSYQHRFKYDAWYVRHLSLALDLKILFKTVGLTLRMKDVSSATGETSEIFTGED from the coding sequence ATGTATCGTAACTATCTCAAGCGACTCCTAGATGTCATCTGCTCTTTGCTAGGACTCATCATCCTGTCGCCACTGCTTCTCGTGGTGATCGTGGTGATGTCCTTTGCCAATAAGGGGGCGGGGGTCTTCTTTTCCCAAGCACGACCTGGACGAGGTGAGCGGCTCTTTAATATGTACAAGTTCAAGTCGATGACCGATGAGCGAGACGCTGCAGGTAATCTACTCCCCGATGCAAAGCGACTGACCGCTATGGGACGGTTTATCCGCAAGACCTCCATCGACGAGCTACCACAGCTGTGGAATGTACTGCGAGGCGATATGAGTCTCGTGGGTCCTCGCCCTTTCCTGGCTACTTACCGTCAGATCCCTACGGAGCGCAGGAAGGTGGAGATCATCAGTGTCTCTATCGAGGGCAACGCGATAGAGATCACACCAGCACAGCGCGTGCGCTATGAGGTGCGCCCTGGCATCACAGGCTTATCGCAGATCAATGGTCGCAACAATCTGAGTTACCAGCATCGCTTTAAGTATGATGCGTGGTATGTACGTCACCTCTCCTTGGCACTAGACCTCAAGATCCTCTTCAAGACAGTCGGCCTAACGCTCCGGATGAAAGATGTCTCCTCAGCAACGGGTGAGACCTCTGAGATATTTACTGGAGAGGACTAA
- a CDS encoding RNA polymerase sigma factor, whose translation MTTLRTCSDDELVCQYCEGCDRAFAELLRRYETDIHNYIYLTIADSDVADDLFQEVFIKVMRTLKDGKYHAKGKFKAWLLRLTHNMMMDHFRQEKRTLYVTNYDTNQQILDLTPASELPEDFFDDQEALYHQISLCVEDLPEAQREVLKMRIYEDIPFKEIAERTEVSISTALGRMRYALINLRKMVRERNIAPV comes from the coding sequence ATGACCACACTCCGTACGTGCAGCGACGATGAGCTCGTCTGCCAATATTGTGAGGGCTGTGATAGAGCTTTTGCAGAGCTCCTCCGTCGGTACGAAACTGACATACATAACTATATCTATCTGACTATCGCTGATAGCGATGTCGCTGACGATCTCTTTCAGGAGGTCTTCATCAAGGTGATGCGTACCCTAAAAGATGGTAAGTACCATGCCAAGGGCAAGTTCAAAGCTTGGCTCCTGCGCCTGACACACAATATGATGATGGATCACTTCCGCCAGGAGAAGCGGACACTCTACGTGACCAACTACGATACCAATCAGCAGATCCTCGACCTGACACCTGCGAGTGAACTCCCAGAGGACTTCTTCGATGATCAGGAGGCACTCTACCACCAAATATCGCTCTGTGTAGAGGATCTACCCGAAGCACAGCGAGAGGTACTCAAGATGAGGATCTATGAGGACATCCCCTTTAAGGAGATCGCAGAGCGCACCGAGGTAAGCATCAGCACAGCCCTCGGACGCATGCGCTATGCTCTGATCAATCTGCGCAAGATGGTACGAGAGCGCAATATTGCGCCCGTCTAA